From Deltaproteobacteria bacterium, the proteins below share one genomic window:
- a CDS encoding type II secretion system F family protein, giving the protein MPTYNYTAITKTGEERKGNVDADNLSAARRKLHAEGAYPVTLAESAGKEKLFPTFSLLGRQEFLPLLTRQLATLVGAGVPVVSALQSVSSQMEDSEGRRVVVEMQEAVRGGMPFGRAIEAHPDMFPELYASMVRAGEESGMLSLSLSRLADHLEGMAKTKNRVRAALTYPILMAVVATLVVIFLLTVVVPKIVGVFSHLGRALPLPTRILIFVTDVFSAGWWAMLILAAAGILAARRHLATERGKRRRDNLILRFPLIGRLAHLSALSRFCRTLSTLVAGAIPVDKGLRIVAPVVGNMVISERIAAAADRVVEGAPLSEALRVHAEIPPTLVQMVAVGEESGKLDFILSKMADAIDGEIETRLSRLLSLLEPIIILLMGMVVAGIVISVLLPLLEISQIVR; this is encoded by the coding sequence GTGCCCACCTACAATTACACGGCAATCACCAAAACGGGAGAAGAGCGGAAAGGGAATGTCGACGCCGACAACCTTTCCGCCGCCCGAAGGAAGCTGCATGCCGAAGGGGCATATCCCGTAACGCTTGCGGAGAGCGCCGGGAAGGAGAAGCTGTTCCCCACGTTTTCCCTGCTGGGGCGCCAGGAATTCCTGCCGCTGCTGACCCGCCAGCTCGCCACGCTTGTGGGCGCGGGAGTTCCCGTGGTCTCGGCCCTGCAATCCGTATCCTCGCAGATGGAGGACTCCGAAGGCCGCCGGGTGGTGGTCGAGATGCAGGAGGCGGTGCGCGGCGGAATGCCGTTCGGCCGCGCGATCGAGGCGCATCCGGACATGTTCCCGGAGCTGTATGCGAGCATGGTGCGGGCGGGCGAGGAAAGCGGGATGCTTTCCCTTTCGCTCTCCCGGCTGGCGGACCACCTGGAGGGAATGGCGAAGACGAAGAACCGTGTGCGGGCGGCGCTCACCTACCCCATTCTCATGGCGGTCGTCGCCACGCTGGTGGTCATATTCCTCCTGACCGTGGTCGTTCCGAAGATCGTCGGGGTGTTCTCACACCTCGGCCGGGCGCTTCCCCTTCCGACCCGCATCCTTATTTTCGTCACCGACGTTTTTTCCGCAGGCTGGTGGGCCATGCTGATCCTGGCCGCTGCGGGGATACTGGCGGCGAGGAGACATCTCGCGACCGAACGGGGGAAGCGCCGCCGCGATAACCTGATCCTGCGGTTCCCCCTTATAGGGCGGCTCGCGCACCTTTCGGCCCTTTCCCGCTTCTGCCGCACCCTGTCCACGCTTGTTGCAGGGGCAATCCCCGTGGACAAGGGTTTGCGGATCGTCGCGCCGGTTGTGGGGAACATGGTTATCTCGGAGCGGATAGCCGCGGCGGCGGACCGCGTGGTTGAGGGGGCTCCCCTTTCCGAGGCCTTGAGGGTCCACGCCGAAATCCCGCCCACGCTCGTACAGATGGTCGCGGTCGGCGAAGAGAGCGGTAAACTGGACTTTATCCTGTCGAAGATGGCGGACGCCATCGACGGAGAGATCGAGACGAGGCTTTCCCGCCTCCTTTCGCTGCTGGAGCCCATCATCATCCTGTTGATGGGAATGGTGGTCGCCGGCATAGTCATCTCCGTCCTGCTGCCGCTGCTGGAAATCTCACAGATCGTTCGGTAA
- the gspE gene encoding type II secretion system ATPase GspE: MSGNPRQEAIQDLDALAPETDLLGKLPIGYARKHLLLPCRDADGSLVLLSGRPDVPETIDEVRFLVGPIRVLPAPGDAILKKIDAAYEKIHAPERELVDGLSGEWNLDVEAAIEETRDLLETPDEAPVIKFVHSLLFRAIKERSSDIHVEPYEKELSVRNRIDGILYPMVTAPRKWHAPVVSRIKVMAGLDIAERRLPQDGRIKIRIGGKEIDIRVSIVPTAFGERAVLRLLDRSSILVGLEDIGLAPEDLLQFERFLSRANGIVLVTGPTGSGKTTTLYAALRRLDSGTKNIITIEDPIEYQIQGIGQIQVNPKIQLTFANGLRSILRQDPDIIMVGEIRDAETAEIAIQASLTGHLVLSTLHTNDSASAVTRLVDMGIEPFLVASSLSAVVAQRLIRRLCPACRVPYDPTPAQWGKLGLSAAPSGPFYTAAGCPGCMNTGYLGRIGIFEVLPADEKVRSLVLTRADADGIKSFAVSRGMKTILAGGAQKVCDGTTSAEEVLRVTQED, from the coding sequence TTGAGCGGAAATCCTCGACAGGAAGCGATCCAGGACCTGGACGCTCTCGCGCCGGAGACCGACCTCCTGGGGAAACTCCCGATCGGTTACGCAAGGAAACACCTTCTGCTACCTTGCCGTGACGCGGACGGGTCGCTGGTCCTGCTGTCGGGCAGGCCCGACGTCCCGGAGACCATAGACGAGGTCAGGTTCCTCGTGGGACCGATCCGTGTCCTTCCCGCCCCGGGTGACGCGATCCTCAAAAAAATCGACGCCGCATACGAGAAGATCCACGCGCCGGAAAGGGAGCTTGTCGACGGGCTCTCCGGGGAGTGGAACCTGGACGTCGAGGCCGCGATCGAGGAAACGCGGGACCTGTTGGAAACGCCCGACGAGGCGCCGGTCATCAAGTTCGTCCACTCCCTTCTCTTCCGGGCCATCAAGGAGCGATCGAGCGACATCCACGTGGAACCCTACGAAAAGGAGCTTTCGGTGCGCAACCGCATCGACGGCATCCTCTATCCGATGGTGACCGCTCCGCGGAAATGGCACGCGCCTGTCGTGTCGCGCATAAAGGTCATGGCGGGGCTGGATATCGCGGAGCGCCGTCTTCCCCAGGACGGCCGGATCAAGATCCGGATCGGGGGGAAGGAGATCGACATCCGCGTATCGATCGTACCCACCGCCTTCGGGGAGCGGGCGGTCCTGCGGCTTCTCGACCGTTCGAGCATCCTGGTGGGGCTCGAGGACATCGGGCTGGCGCCGGAGGACCTTTTGCAGTTCGAGAGGTTCCTTTCCCGCGCAAACGGGATCGTGCTGGTGACCGGCCCCACCGGGTCGGGGAAGACCACGACCCTCTACGCCGCGCTGCGCCGTCTCGATTCGGGGACGAAGAACATCATCACCATCGAAGACCCGATCGAGTACCAGATCCAGGGGATCGGCCAGATACAGGTCAATCCGAAGATCCAGCTTACCTTCGCCAACGGTTTGCGCTCCATCCTGCGGCAGGATCCCGACATCATCATGGTGGGTGAAATCCGCGACGCGGAAACAGCCGAGATCGCCATACAGGCGTCGCTTACCGGCCACCTGGTGCTCTCGACGCTGCACACAAACGACTCCGCGAGCGCCGTGACGCGCCTCGTCGACATGGGAATCGAACCCTTCCTGGTCGCTTCCTCCCTCTCGGCGGTCGTCGCCCAGCGACTCATCCGCAGGCTGTGCCCCGCCTGCCGCGTCCCCTACGATCCGACGCCGGCGCAGTGGGGGAAATTGGGGCTCTCCGCCGCTCCCTCTGGGCCTTTTTACACCGCCGCGGGTTGCCCGGGCTGCATGAATACCGGGTATCTCGGCCGGATCGGAATCTTCGAGGTCCTCCCCGCGGACGAAAAGGTGCGCTCGCTGGTACTTACGCGGGCCGACGCGGACGGAATCAAATCGTTCGCCGTTTCCCGCGGAATGAAGACGATTCTCGCCGGGGGGGCGCAGAAGGTCTGCGACGGGACCACCTCCGCGGAGGAAGTCCTTCGCGTGACCCAGGAAGACTAA
- the gspD gene encoding type II secretion system secretin GspD produces the protein MKKTGAWLAAICLLAATAQAADPPQAVPSPASDNQASAPPPSADNTAPPIREEPVIPQAAPPQPPVQPPPERILRPAEPPPAPVQAPPPQPPIQAPLPQQAETKRMPVYISMDFTDVDLPVLIKFISEQTRKNFIFDERVQGKITIISPRKISVEDAYNVFLSVLQVKGFATIEQGNAIKIIALRDAKQDSLPTARAGEPASASEFITRLIPLQYTDTAEIVPVLSPIVSKDGLLTAFPASNMLILIDSRSNIDRVMKILAELDVEGTSGILRIFPFKYASVTEIARTLDSLYTGAGTAPAAPGQAGAGARAVRRGKGRGGAIRFIPDVRTNSLIVLAGADLMSDIEDLIKKLDIPSPENTGKINVYYLEHSDAEEVAKVLANLSGRAPTTPTAPAAAGPAGTVKSVITAELEGGVRIAADKATNSLIIIASVNDYLTLVDVIKKLDIRRRQVYVEAVIMEITLDKGRDVGVEFRGSVASAANKGALLSGTNFDFQGNVNELFSALASGNPLVFSGTGLIAGGILGNVTLPDGTQIPAVTAILRAAQTSDNINVLSSPHLLTLDNKEAEIIVGQNVPFITSQSRDSTNLANTINTIERKDVGITLRLTPHIHESEYVNLEIYQESSAILGTQLLNANQVGPTTTKRSAKTSVLVKNGNTVVMGGMMQDSLTVSESQVPLLGDIPLLGNLFKFKSVARNKTNLLIFLTPHVIKEPTDMAKIGERKQAQMDEFIKRKDGLTEQKMPRPGALANP, from the coding sequence ATGAAAAAAACGGGTGCATGGCTGGCGGCGATATGTCTCCTCGCCGCGACCGCGCAAGCGGCGGATCCTCCGCAGGCGGTCCCTTCCCCGGCTTCCGACAACCAGGCTTCCGCTCCCCCGCCGTCCGCGGACAATACGGCGCCGCCGATAAGGGAGGAACCCGTAATTCCGCAGGCGGCTCCCCCGCAACCTCCCGTCCAGCCTCCTCCCGAACGGATTCTACGACCGGCCGAGCCTCCTCCTGCACCGGTACAGGCGCCGCCTCCCCAACCGCCGATCCAGGCGCCGCTTCCCCAGCAGGCCGAAACGAAACGGATGCCGGTATACATTTCCATGGATTTCACGGACGTCGACCTCCCCGTCCTGATCAAGTTCATCAGCGAGCAGACCCGGAAGAACTTCATTTTCGACGAGCGTGTGCAGGGGAAGATCACGATCATCTCCCCCCGCAAGATCAGCGTGGAGGACGCCTACAACGTCTTTCTTTCCGTCCTCCAGGTCAAGGGATTCGCCACCATCGAGCAGGGGAACGCGATCAAGATCATCGCGCTTCGCGACGCCAAGCAGGACAGCCTCCCCACGGCGCGGGCCGGAGAACCGGCCTCCGCCTCGGAATTCATCACCCGCCTGATCCCGCTTCAATACACGGACACCGCCGAAATCGTTCCCGTGCTCTCTCCCATCGTTTCAAAGGACGGCCTGCTCACCGCCTTCCCGGCGTCGAACATGCTGATCCTCATCGATTCGCGCTCCAACATCGACCGTGTCATGAAGATACTGGCCGAACTTGACGTGGAGGGCACTTCGGGCATTCTCAGGATCTTTCCTTTCAAGTATGCATCGGTCACCGAAATCGCCAGGACGCTCGATTCGCTCTACACGGGCGCGGGAACGGCTCCTGCGGCTCCCGGCCAGGCGGGCGCCGGAGCCAGGGCGGTCCGCCGCGGCAAGGGACGCGGCGGCGCGATCCGGTTCATCCCGGACGTGCGGACAAACAGCCTGATCGTCCTTGCCGGCGCGGACCTGATGTCGGACATCGAGGACCTGATAAAGAAGCTCGACATCCCATCGCCGGAGAACACCGGCAAGATCAACGTCTACTACCTGGAGCACTCCGACGCCGAGGAGGTCGCAAAGGTTCTCGCCAACCTGTCGGGGAGAGCGCCCACAACGCCGACCGCACCGGCCGCCGCGGGGCCTGCCGGCACCGTCAAGTCGGTCATTACCGCGGAACTGGAGGGAGGGGTGCGGATCGCGGCTGACAAGGCCACCAACTCCCTTATCATCATCGCATCGGTCAACGATTACCTGACGCTGGTGGACGTCATAAAGAAGCTCGACATCCGCCGCCGGCAGGTTTACGTGGAAGCGGTCATCATGGAGATCACCCTCGACAAGGGGCGCGACGTAGGAGTGGAATTCCGCGGGTCCGTCGCCAGCGCGGCAAACAAGGGCGCGCTGCTCTCGGGAACGAACTTCGATTTCCAGGGAAACGTCAACGAATTGTTCTCGGCGCTTGCCTCCGGCAACCCGCTGGTCTTCAGCGGCACCGGGCTGATCGCGGGCGGCATCCTGGGCAACGTCACGCTTCCGGACGGGACACAGATTCCGGCCGTCACCGCCATCCTGCGGGCGGCACAGACGTCCGACAACATCAACGTCCTTTCCTCTCCGCACCTCCTTACCCTGGACAACAAGGAGGCCGAGATCATCGTAGGCCAGAACGTGCCTTTCATCACGAGCCAGTCACGCGACAGCACCAACCTCGCCAACACCATAAACACGATCGAACGGAAGGACGTGGGCATAACGCTACGTCTCACGCCACACATCCACGAGAGCGAGTACGTGAACCTCGAAATCTACCAGGAATCCTCCGCCATCCTGGGAACCCAGCTCCTGAACGCCAACCAGGTAGGTCCCACGACGACGAAAAGGTCGGCCAAGACAAGCGTTCTCGTGAAGAACGGGAACACCGTGGTGATGGGGGGGATGATGCAGGACTCCCTCACGGTGAGCGAGAGCCAGGTTCCGCTCCTCGGGGACATCCCGCTCCTTGGGAACCTTTTCAAGTTCAAGTCGGTCGCGCGGAACAAGACGAACCTGCTCATCTTCCTCACGCCCCACGTCATCAAGGAGCCGACGGACATGGCGAAGATCGGCGAAAGGAAGCAGGCGCAGATGGACGAATTCATAAAGCGGAAGGATGGGCTCACGGAGCAGAAGATGCCCCGCCCCGGCGCCCTGGCGAATCCTTGA